From a region of the Alnus glutinosa chromosome 1, dhAlnGlut1.1, whole genome shotgun sequence genome:
- the LOC133858421 gene encoding protein NRT1/ PTR FAMILY 2.13-like, with product MAVLEDKRKQPSSYWLHCSAKCFHMPSWTCSNPSSLEKEQDQRDVKVSTKRKPGGWKAMPFILGNETFERMATFGLLANFMVYLMKKLHLDQVSASNIINIWSGVSNFAPMVGAFISDAYVGKFRTIAFSSFALLLGMVTVTLTAWIPELLPPPCTQQRLDLGQCIGPTKAQLGILILGLSFLSIGGAGVRPCSIPFGVDQFDPTTDEGKKGIASFFNWYYTTFTVILLLTLTVVVYIQDSVSWVLGFGIPTLCMFFSVILFFIGTNIYVHVKPEGSPFSGIVQVLVAAYRKRRIELPADGELDGNFYDPPLKGVVLTKLPLTDQFRFLNKAAIIEEGELKPDGTRSDHWRLCSIQQVEEFKCIARIIPIWAAGIISLTSITQQGTFTVSQALKMDRHLGPNFQIPAGSMGVISMITIGLWLPFYDRILVPALRKITKHEGGITLLQRIGIGILFSILSMVVAGLIERVRRASAILHPHPHGVAPMSVMWLAPQLILMGFCEAFNILGQIEFFNRQFPEHMTSVGNALFSCSFAGSSYLSTFLVNVVHRYTGGHGRPDWLTKDLNAGRLENFYFLIAGMGVLNLIYFLYCAHRYRYKGSAVQIQDNSHDVELRSIKA from the exons ATGGCAGTGCTTGAGGATAAAAGGAAACAGCCAAGCTCGTATTGGCTACACTGCAGTGCCAAGTGCTTCCACATGCCTTCATGGACATGTTCAAACCCATCATCCTTAGAAAAGGAACAGGATCAAAGGGATGTCAAAGTTTCAACCAAAAGAAAGCCTGGTGGTTGGAAGGCTATGCCCTTCATcttgg GAAATGAAACGTTTGAAAGGATGGCCACTTTTGGATTGTTGGCGAACTTTATGGTGTATTTGATGAAAAAGCTCCACTTGGATCAGGTTTCCGCTTCCAATATTATTAACATATGGTCCGGTGTGTCCAATTTTGCGCCCATGGTGGGTGCTTTCATCTCTGATGCCTATGTGGGCAAGTTCCGGACTATTGCCTTTTCATCCTTCGCATTACTTCTG GGAATGGTGACCGTGACTTTGACGGCTTGGATCCCAGAGCTCCTTCCTCCACCGTGCACCCAACAACGGCTAGACTTGGGTCAATGCATAGGTCCTACCAAAGCTCAACTGGGTATTTTAATATTGGGACTAAGCTTTTTGTCCATAGGCGGTGCCGGAGTTAGGCCATGCAGCATTCCGTTCGGTGTGGATCAATTTGATCCGACCACTGACGAAGGGAAAAAGGGAATCGCCAGCTTCTTTAATTGGTACTACACCACATTCACGGTGATCTTGTTGCTCACTCTAACTGTGGTGGTTTATATCCAAGACTCTGTCAGCTGGGTCTTGGGCTTTGGGATTCCGACTCTCTGCAtgttcttctcagttatcttaTTCTTCATTGGAACAAATATTTATGTGCATGTCAAGCCAGAGGGAAGCCCATTTTCCGGCATTGTGCAAGTTCTTGTGGCGGCTTATAGGAAGCGCCGGATTGAGCTTCCAGCGGACGGCGAGTTAGATGGAAATTTTTATGATCCTCCGTTGAAAGGGGTTGTATTGACAAAGCTTCCTCTCACCGACCAATTCAG ATTCCTAAATAAAGCTGCAATAATAGAAGAGGGTGAACTAAAGCCGGATGGTACTCGTTCGGATCATTGGAGGCTGTGCAGCATCCAGCAGGTGGAAGAGTTTAAATGTATAGCTAGAATCATCCCAATATGGGCTGCCGGTATCATTAGCCTCACGTCCATAACACAACAAGGAACATTTACTGTATCACAAGCCCTGAAAATGGACCGCCACCTTGGCCCGAACTTCCAAATCCCAGCCGGTTCAATGGGAGTCATATCAATGATCACAATCGGACTGTGGCTCCCATTCTACGACCGCATCCTCGTACCTGCCCTCCGAAAGATCACGAAACATGAAGGCGGGATCACACTTCTCCAAAGAATCGGAATCGGGATTCTTTTTTCGATTCTGTCAATGGTTGTTGCCGGGTTGATCGAAAGGGTGAGAAGGGCTTCGGCTATTTTACACCCTCATCCCCATGGGGTTGCACCGATGTCGGTCATGTGGCTAGCCCCACAACTTATTCTAATGGGCTTTTGTGAGGCGTTCAACATTCTCGGGCAGATTGAATTCTTCAACAGGCAGTTTCCTGAGCACATGACAAGCGTTGGTAAtgctcttttttcttgttccttTGCCGGATCAAGCTACCTGAGTACCTTCTTGGTGAACGTTGTGCACCGTTACACCGGAGGGCATGGCCGGCCTGATTGGTTGACAAAGGATCTCAACGCTGGCAGACTGGAGAATTTCTACTTTCTCATAGCAGGGATGGGGGTCCTGAATTTAATATACTTTTTATACTGTGCTCATCGATATCGTTACAAGGGCAGCGCTGTACAAATACAAGACAATTCCCATGACGTGGAGCTTCGGTCGATCAAAGCTTGA